A single genomic interval of Euwallacea similis isolate ESF13 chromosome 2, ESF131.1, whole genome shotgun sequence harbors:
- the LOC136418902 gene encoding monocarboxylate transporter 9-like isoform X1 — translation MSHETFSIESKMEEMQKQDKPKHEDRPRIVISQPKPKRRRMRVSDPDFTPPDGGWGWLIVFACGFSNLSTFPMFQQFGLVFRSRFKELQISTAQTTSVINMNSAFNAGMGLLNGPLFRKFTYRQIAMFGSLLVASSLFLCQFCDSFWQYMILYSAFYGSGIGITQSSNALALNTYFKEKRRIATGFSWTTTGLGPIVWPYIIVALNSIYGVEGTLLIFSGFALHAFVCSLLLQPVQWHTKFRDMNPESAALLENGQTQSRAKRNWDKLRRSTSLISSQYLHNEDDPVNTGYEICDPGTPMMTKSNDGWYSRSNMGSRQSLTSNKSKSSKPGSKPISSKPSASNLTEFGRDRANSQGKRKISQINKPTIAEEVEPHDENLEPTPPKENKVLHEAVKILTELEETKKREREISHEPLAIRHNNVEPKKLSIWKKISIFFDFELFKDPIYLNLMLGITVANFAELNFSILTPMVLQEFQFSEYQTATFMSLLGGTDLVVRFFIPFIADKLGWDNKTFFLIGVLMMASGRVILVHTQTYIWGLVVAVIIGAGKGLRTIFIALVIPSYVPLERLPAASGLQLATSGLLFVILGPVVGWIRDAVDNYMITLHILNICTYATAVAWLIEGFVTRKRKSLQTKTTKSFKIAK, via the exons ATGAGCCATGAAACCTTTAGCATTGAAAG CAAAATGGAAGAAATGCAAAAACAAGATAAACCAAAACACGAAGACCGACCTAGGATAGTAATATCACAACCCAAACCTAAGAGGCGGCGAATGCGAGTCAGCGATCCAGACTTCACACCTCCAGACGGGGGGTGGGGGTGGTTAATTGTATTCGCTTGTGGCTTTAGTAAT CTCAGCACATTTCCAATGTTCCAACAATTCGGCTTGGTATTTAGGTCAAGATTTAAAGaactccaaatttcaacagcCCAAACCACTTCAGTTATAAACATGAATTCCGCATTTAATGCTGGAATGg GGCTGTTAAATGGGCCccttttcagaaaattcactTATAGGCAAATCGCGATGTTCGGATCGCTCTTGGTTGCGTCTTCTTTGTTTTTGTGCCAATTTTGCGATAGTTTTTGGCAGTATATGATCCTGTATTCAGCATTCTATG gtTCTGGGATTGGAATAACGCAGTCTTCAAATGCTCTAGCTTTGAACACCTATTTCAAGGAAAAACGACGGATAGCTACGGGTTTTTCCTGGACTACTACTGGTTTGGGACCTATAGTTTGGCCTTATATTATAGTAGCCTTGAATTCCATATATGGAGTTGAGGGAactttgttgattttttccgGATTTGCCCTACACGCTTTTGTATGTTCTCTCTTATTGCAACCTGTCCAATGGCACACTAAATTTAGG GATATGAACCCCGAATCAGCAGCGTTGCTAGAGAATGGCCAGACCCAGAGTAGGGCTAAGAGAAACTGGGATAAACTTAGAAGGAGCACTAGTCTGATTTCTAGTCAGTATTTACATAATGAAGATGATCCAGTTAATACAG gttaTGAAATTTGCGATCCTGGTACTCCTATGATGACGAAATCTAATGATGGCTGGTATTCCAGGTCCAATATGGGTTCCAGGCAATCATTGACCTCGAATAAAAGTAAGAGTTCTAAACCAGGATCCAAGCCGATTTCATCCAAGCCTTCGGCCAGCAATTTAACGGAGTTTG gtCGTGACAGAGCAAATTCGCaaggaaaaaggaaaatatccCAAATTAATAAACCCACAATAGCCGAAGAAGTGGAACCTCACGATGAAAATCTAGAACCTACGCccccaaaagaaaataaagttctTCACGAGGCTGTGAAAATATTGACTGAATTAGAAGAAACCAAAAAACGTGAACGGGAGATATCACATGAACCGCTAGCGATTAGACACAATAACGTAGAACCCAAAAAGCTTAGCATATGGAAAAAGATATCGATATTCTTCGATTTCGAATTATTCAAAgacccgatttatttgaacTTGATGTTGGGTATCACCGTAGCCAACTTTGCCGAACTTAACTTTTCAATTCTGACTCCAATGGTGCTGCAGGAGTTCCAGTTCAGTGAATATCAAACGGCAACGTTTATGTCTCTGCTGGGGGGCACAGACTTAGTTGTGAGGTTCTTCATACCGTTTATAGCAGACAAGCTTGGCTGGGATAATAAAACCTTCTTTTTGATTGGTGTACTGATGATGGCTTCTGGTCGAGTAA tctTAGTGCACACTCAAACTTACATATGGGGCCTTGTAGTGGCAGTAATAATAGGAGCAGGAAAAGGACTgcgaacaatttttatagctTTGGTAATTCCATCCTACGTGCCTTTAGAGCGTCTGCCTGCGGCATCAGGATTGCAATTGGCTACCAGTGGACTTCTTTTTGTTATATTGGGACCTGTAGTCG GTTGGATTCGAGACGCTGTCGACAATTATATGATCACACTGCACATACTTAATATTTGTACGTACGCGACTGCAGTTGCGTGGCTTATTGAAGGTTTTGttacaagaaaaagaaaatcccTGCAGACAAAAACGACCAAATCGTTTAAAATTGCCAAATGA
- the LOC136418902 gene encoding uncharacterized protein isoform X3 — translation MSHETFSIESKMEEMQKQDKPKHEDRPRIVISQPKPKRRRMRVSDPDFTPPDGGWGWLIVFACGFSNLSTFPMFQQFGLVFRSRFKELQISTAQTTSVINMNSAFNAGMGLLNGPLFRKFTYRQIAMFGSLLVASSLFLCQFCDSFWQYMILYSAFYGSGIGITQSSNALALNTYFKEKRRIATGFSWTTTGLGPIVWPYIIVALNSIYGVEGTLLIFSGFALHAFVCSLLLQPVQWHTKFRDMNPESAALLENGQTQSRAKRNWDKLRRSTSLISSQYLHNEDDPVNTGYEICDPGTPMMTKSNDGWYSRSNMGSRQSLTSNKSKSSKPGSKPISSKPSASNLTEFGRDRANSQGKRKISQINKPTIAEEVEPHDENLEPTPPKENKVLHEAVKILTELEETKKREREISHEPLAIRHNNVEPKKLSIWKKISIFFDFELFKDPIYLNLMLGITVANFAELNFSILTPMVLQEFQFSEYQTATFMSLLGGTDLVVRFFIPFIADKLGWDNKTFFLIGVLMMASGRS, via the exons ATGAGCCATGAAACCTTTAGCATTGAAAG CAAAATGGAAGAAATGCAAAAACAAGATAAACCAAAACACGAAGACCGACCTAGGATAGTAATATCACAACCCAAACCTAAGAGGCGGCGAATGCGAGTCAGCGATCCAGACTTCACACCTCCAGACGGGGGGTGGGGGTGGTTAATTGTATTCGCTTGTGGCTTTAGTAAT CTCAGCACATTTCCAATGTTCCAACAATTCGGCTTGGTATTTAGGTCAAGATTTAAAGaactccaaatttcaacagcCCAAACCACTTCAGTTATAAACATGAATTCCGCATTTAATGCTGGAATGg GGCTGTTAAATGGGCCccttttcagaaaattcactTATAGGCAAATCGCGATGTTCGGATCGCTCTTGGTTGCGTCTTCTTTGTTTTTGTGCCAATTTTGCGATAGTTTTTGGCAGTATATGATCCTGTATTCAGCATTCTATG gtTCTGGGATTGGAATAACGCAGTCTTCAAATGCTCTAGCTTTGAACACCTATTTCAAGGAAAAACGACGGATAGCTACGGGTTTTTCCTGGACTACTACTGGTTTGGGACCTATAGTTTGGCCTTATATTATAGTAGCCTTGAATTCCATATATGGAGTTGAGGGAactttgttgattttttccgGATTTGCCCTACACGCTTTTGTATGTTCTCTCTTATTGCAACCTGTCCAATGGCACACTAAATTTAGG GATATGAACCCCGAATCAGCAGCGTTGCTAGAGAATGGCCAGACCCAGAGTAGGGCTAAGAGAAACTGGGATAAACTTAGAAGGAGCACTAGTCTGATTTCTAGTCAGTATTTACATAATGAAGATGATCCAGTTAATACAG gttaTGAAATTTGCGATCCTGGTACTCCTATGATGACGAAATCTAATGATGGCTGGTATTCCAGGTCCAATATGGGTTCCAGGCAATCATTGACCTCGAATAAAAGTAAGAGTTCTAAACCAGGATCCAAGCCGATTTCATCCAAGCCTTCGGCCAGCAATTTAACGGAGTTTG gtCGTGACAGAGCAAATTCGCaaggaaaaaggaaaatatccCAAATTAATAAACCCACAATAGCCGAAGAAGTGGAACCTCACGATGAAAATCTAGAACCTACGCccccaaaagaaaataaagttctTCACGAGGCTGTGAAAATATTGACTGAATTAGAAGAAACCAAAAAACGTGAACGGGAGATATCACATGAACCGCTAGCGATTAGACACAATAACGTAGAACCCAAAAAGCTTAGCATATGGAAAAAGATATCGATATTCTTCGATTTCGAATTATTCAAAgacccgatttatttgaacTTGATGTTGGGTATCACCGTAGCCAACTTTGCCGAACTTAACTTTTCAATTCTGACTCCAATGGTGCTGCAGGAGTTCCAGTTCAGTGAATATCAAACGGCAACGTTTATGTCTCTGCTGGGGGGCACAGACTTAGTTGTGAGGTTCTTCATACCGTTTATAGCAGACAAGCTTGGCTGGGATAATAAAACCTTCTTTTTGATTGGTGTACTGATGATGGCTTCTGGTCGA tctTAG
- the LOC136418902 gene encoding monocarboxylate transporter 9-like isoform X2, giving the protein MEEMQKQDKPKHEDRPRIVISQPKPKRRRMRVSDPDFTPPDGGWGWLIVFACGFSNLSTFPMFQQFGLVFRSRFKELQISTAQTTSVINMNSAFNAGMGLLNGPLFRKFTYRQIAMFGSLLVASSLFLCQFCDSFWQYMILYSAFYGSGIGITQSSNALALNTYFKEKRRIATGFSWTTTGLGPIVWPYIIVALNSIYGVEGTLLIFSGFALHAFVCSLLLQPVQWHTKFRDMNPESAALLENGQTQSRAKRNWDKLRRSTSLISSQYLHNEDDPVNTGYEICDPGTPMMTKSNDGWYSRSNMGSRQSLTSNKSKSSKPGSKPISSKPSASNLTEFGRDRANSQGKRKISQINKPTIAEEVEPHDENLEPTPPKENKVLHEAVKILTELEETKKREREISHEPLAIRHNNVEPKKLSIWKKISIFFDFELFKDPIYLNLMLGITVANFAELNFSILTPMVLQEFQFSEYQTATFMSLLGGTDLVVRFFIPFIADKLGWDNKTFFLIGVLMMASGRVILVHTQTYIWGLVVAVIIGAGKGLRTIFIALVIPSYVPLERLPAASGLQLATSGLLFVILGPVVGWIRDAVDNYMITLHILNICTYATAVAWLIEGFVTRKRKSLQTKTTKSFKIAK; this is encoded by the exons ATGGAAGAAATGCAAAAACAAGATAAACCAAAACACGAAGACCGACCTAGGATAGTAATATCACAACCCAAACCTAAGAGGCGGCGAATGCGAGTCAGCGATCCAGACTTCACACCTCCAGACGGGGGGTGGGGGTGGTTAATTGTATTCGCTTGTGGCTTTAGTAAT CTCAGCACATTTCCAATGTTCCAACAATTCGGCTTGGTATTTAGGTCAAGATTTAAAGaactccaaatttcaacagcCCAAACCACTTCAGTTATAAACATGAATTCCGCATTTAATGCTGGAATGg GGCTGTTAAATGGGCCccttttcagaaaattcactTATAGGCAAATCGCGATGTTCGGATCGCTCTTGGTTGCGTCTTCTTTGTTTTTGTGCCAATTTTGCGATAGTTTTTGGCAGTATATGATCCTGTATTCAGCATTCTATG gtTCTGGGATTGGAATAACGCAGTCTTCAAATGCTCTAGCTTTGAACACCTATTTCAAGGAAAAACGACGGATAGCTACGGGTTTTTCCTGGACTACTACTGGTTTGGGACCTATAGTTTGGCCTTATATTATAGTAGCCTTGAATTCCATATATGGAGTTGAGGGAactttgttgattttttccgGATTTGCCCTACACGCTTTTGTATGTTCTCTCTTATTGCAACCTGTCCAATGGCACACTAAATTTAGG GATATGAACCCCGAATCAGCAGCGTTGCTAGAGAATGGCCAGACCCAGAGTAGGGCTAAGAGAAACTGGGATAAACTTAGAAGGAGCACTAGTCTGATTTCTAGTCAGTATTTACATAATGAAGATGATCCAGTTAATACAG gttaTGAAATTTGCGATCCTGGTACTCCTATGATGACGAAATCTAATGATGGCTGGTATTCCAGGTCCAATATGGGTTCCAGGCAATCATTGACCTCGAATAAAAGTAAGAGTTCTAAACCAGGATCCAAGCCGATTTCATCCAAGCCTTCGGCCAGCAATTTAACGGAGTTTG gtCGTGACAGAGCAAATTCGCaaggaaaaaggaaaatatccCAAATTAATAAACCCACAATAGCCGAAGAAGTGGAACCTCACGATGAAAATCTAGAACCTACGCccccaaaagaaaataaagttctTCACGAGGCTGTGAAAATATTGACTGAATTAGAAGAAACCAAAAAACGTGAACGGGAGATATCACATGAACCGCTAGCGATTAGACACAATAACGTAGAACCCAAAAAGCTTAGCATATGGAAAAAGATATCGATATTCTTCGATTTCGAATTATTCAAAgacccgatttatttgaacTTGATGTTGGGTATCACCGTAGCCAACTTTGCCGAACTTAACTTTTCAATTCTGACTCCAATGGTGCTGCAGGAGTTCCAGTTCAGTGAATATCAAACGGCAACGTTTATGTCTCTGCTGGGGGGCACAGACTTAGTTGTGAGGTTCTTCATACCGTTTATAGCAGACAAGCTTGGCTGGGATAATAAAACCTTCTTTTTGATTGGTGTACTGATGATGGCTTCTGGTCGAGTAA tctTAGTGCACACTCAAACTTACATATGGGGCCTTGTAGTGGCAGTAATAATAGGAGCAGGAAAAGGACTgcgaacaatttttatagctTTGGTAATTCCATCCTACGTGCCTTTAGAGCGTCTGCCTGCGGCATCAGGATTGCAATTGGCTACCAGTGGACTTCTTTTTGTTATATTGGGACCTGTAGTCG GTTGGATTCGAGACGCTGTCGACAATTATATGATCACACTGCACATACTTAATATTTGTACGTACGCGACTGCAGTTGCGTGGCTTATTGAAGGTTTTGttacaagaaaaagaaaatcccTGCAGACAAAAACGACCAAATCGTTTAAAATTGCCAAATGA